Below is a window of Cataglyphis hispanica isolate Lineage 1 chromosome 14, ULB_Chis1_1.0, whole genome shotgun sequence DNA.
acAAATCAGCTTATACAAGGTATTCCACAAAAGCCTCAAGAAGAGatcattttatctctttcgcaatggaaatatttcgatacgattaatttaatatatccttGATGGCGGACGAAATCGttgcaattatttaacattatgtcTATTTTGAAGAGTCTGTCTTATTTCGAGATGAAAGTTATCAGCAGGCATCGATTCATCGCGAGACAAACGTATTTAAAGACTAGGTGCAATAGTGATTGaatcttttttcgaaaaaattaaaattttaaactttatttttttttctctatataaagttaattttagatatgcgaatcttttaaaataaaatttcttcaaattaaaattaggtgaataaatattaaattctaaaattttttaaagaagaaaaaagaattaaacgaGGGTTAATCtcctatatttcaaaattagagataccgaaattaaaaatggataaattgagagattacaaaaatactgaaatcagatttttttttttttttaattaaatttagacgAATTTTATCGAGTACTTAAAAAAGCGAGACAAATCACTGTTGTACCGAATTTTCGCCGAGAGGAACCGATATCTgaacacatatgtatattcgtAGGGAACTGTCACTGTTGTCCGCTTTTGGATCGGAATGGTAACACTCGTACGCATTGTTTTACCAGACACAAGCAACCACGCACTTGCTCTTTTTCTGCAAACGAGGTGGTGTACCGATCATCGAATCCGTGATATCACACTTCATATTTTGCCCTGTTGAGAGGCACGAGACTAAATTATTCGGACCTAGAGATACGTGATGTTGCTTTTTCACGCTTTCCCTGTCCTTTCGCtcccgttctctctctttatctcgtgACCGTCGGCTTTTCTCGCGAACCGACCTCTTGTCATCGGGGCACTTCGAATACGAGTTGGGTAGTGCGATCGCCTGCTTGAATTTCAGGAAGAGAGTCCTCGGTACCATCTCAAATATCGGACTGCGTCATCGAGCGTCCTTGACTTTCGCGTCACCGAGGCTGTTATTATTTCTCCTTGGTGTAGCGAAGGTCGCTATGGCGCTGGACCCATACTTTACATGGTAGCAAGAACTATTTTCCAGAACGCGGATTCGCACTCAACTTGGCGGGCTGTTACCCTCGCTCCCGTGCAGCACTGATTCTACCGACTTTTTGTACTTGCCCACCAGCTCGGGTAGATCGTAGGCGATTGCCACGTCGAGCCTATTGATCGGGCAGCCGCGGAAGTACGTGCAGGTCGAGCTCAACAGCGGAAAGTCGTAGAGCGGATTCAACCGGAAGAAGTCGCGATAGACGTCCGGATCGGGCAGGTCATAGCGCGATATGTTGGTCAGGGTGCTGAGGCCTTCGTAAATATGATAATCTTGTGGATTCTCGATGATCTTGTCGCTGATCTCCCGCTTGTTGCCGAAGAACGTCTTGTGGTTGTAGTACGTCGTCAGGTAGCAATCTACCATCTTTGCGTGGTTGCGCACTCGTACCTAAAATAGACGACGAATCAACGAATCGAGtcgactaaatttttttttttttaatccaagTGAATTTTTGTCGTGTTTGTATTGTTTTCTcgcgataattatttgttcGAAATTTGTAAGAAAAGGTCGATTAAAGCTTGtcactttgaaaaaaaaaaaattggattaaaCTTACGGCGAATCTTCTGGCGCTCGCTATTTTGTGCTCGACTCTCTTGTTTATCGCGGATCGTAGATCGCGAAGGAATGCGCGTTCTTGAGCGTACAGCAATCTGATGGGCGCACCAGCTTCGTAAGGTATGGACCATAACGATGTAGAGTACATTATTGGTGGTTCGGCACTCGACATTAGCGGCGATATATTCCAGATTAGGGCGCCTTGCACCCTCATCAGTTCCTCGGGTTTCACCTGATCGGCTTTATTGAGAATAATGCGGGTCTGTGtttgaaaaagttatatatttattagttatatattagatGAATATTTgagacactttttttttctttttcagataAAGATGCTgaagaatattaatgattttatttataatactctCATACAATTTCTTACCTGATATTCTCTTCCCTTTAACTGATCAAGGATCGCCTCGGTTTCGGGTCCGACGTCCAATTTTGCGGGATCATAAaccaaaaatattatgtccGCTCGATCGATGAACCACTGGCAAGCGTCGTTGAAAGGGAATAAACGTTGAACTTGTTTGCGAATTTCCAAGATACCCGGTATCTCGACGATATTCACCTGACATAGTTATAGCAGATAGTTAAAGCCCACTTTAAGCGATCTATAATTCGTGGTAAAATTCGAGAATTtcacttataattttatgtcctataatacaaaagatttgaaaaattaaaatatgcatataaaattataattatatttttggtttaatttaatttttacgaattattaactatctgtttatatatgagattatatgataatacataattatgtcACAtagattgatttaattatgctatgtgattataatttttctttttttatcttttccatCTAAAgcatagaattttaaaacattaataaaatgaaaagtgagattttcgtaaattttattttgcaactataattaaagtttaatttaataaaaaaaaagaatttgaaataattgttcTAAATAGAAActctaaatattcaatttatattaaagaaaaattaattccggGTTGTGTCTAtcgtaatgtatatatttacggtgcgcaatatattatatatagataattgttCGTCACGGTTGCTTACCCTTTCTAGCAATTTGTTGTTAAGTCGCAATCCCCTGAGACGATCCAACAGACCCTGGCCGAATTTCTGCAATCCCGAGAAAGTCCAATCGGCAGCCAGTTGAGTGCCGTCGAGGATCTCTTCCTCCTCGCCGTGCATTATTATGTTGAAGTACGCCGGTGATGGCTCGGCTCCTGTGTCATTTTTTCCATTTGGCGATTTGCAATGCTCTTCTAAGCACTCTCTCAAACCACCTAAACACTATCTATATATTCATGCTCCTAGCACGCTTCCTACTGTTATGTCCTGACTACTTTGCAAGCATAAAGCGACACAAAAgagatacaaaaagaaaatgtatttcttttcgTTAATTACGCACCTGTTCTTAGAGATATCGGTTTGTACTCAATGTCGAGCAAATAATTGATGATGGACGATTTTCCGCCGCTCCACGGACCCATAAAGAGCACTAGTGgcttggaaaatatttcgggaTCTGACgaaatatagtattataatcAGTAATAATCATGtgggataaatatattaattaaaaagattattattttaggtggagaaaattatatatttttctattgcgatattttttaaaattatattctgacATGTTATTGGCAGTTACGTAATTGgcagtattaattatatcttgaattttattttttatgttatttttgatacttctaaaattttaaattagattttattgactgtattttaatcttattaactattttattttatatattattttaattattacttataattataattattttattattacttattttaattattattattattatccaattatttaattattatctaataattatttttatttgttttatttattaattttcttttataatattaaaagtagtcacttaaatgattaaaatattattaaatttaatatctcgcATGTAACATCTACAGATTGCTCACCTCCGAAATGCCTGTTACTCAAATCTCTGTATTTGTACATGGTTTCTAACGGCTTTATAGCGTTATCATAGAGTCTTTTCAGATCCCTGAGGATGATATCAGCTTCTCTTTGTATAGCTCTCTCCTTTTCCGCATTCTCTTCGTCTAGTTTTAGCAACTGATTGATGTGATCTCTCGGTCGAAGATTCTCCGGAATTTCGATTTCGATTTCTTGAATTAACTCTTCCTCTGGGGTGGGTTCTTGCTCTTCCTCGCTAGCGGCTGAAATAACGTAAAGTTTatcatacaaataattatattaattgttcacacaatataaaatatgatataattaacataattataaatatatatgagatcaaaagaaaacaaaagaaaaattcttaagttttgaaaattattgtaggATTTCTTTTACCTTCTTCTGTAGATTCGTCTGCTCCTTCCTCGCCGACTTCTCGCCTGCTACGCAATTTCACATCTTCATCCCCTTCTCCCTCAGATTTTGTATCCTCCTCTTCCGATTTTCCTTCTTTTGCTTCTGTTTCTTCagttttttctccttcttcttcctAGATCCATCTTCGATTCCACTGATCCGACGCTCGATCTTGTAGCTGATCTTCGATCTTATCAGAAGCGACTGATCTCGATTCTGATTATTCGACGATTTGATTCGACTGATTGTTTGATTGTCTGATCGACTGATTGATTTGTTGACGATTGATCTGATGCTTTGATCTTGACTTTGACTTCTGATCGATTTGATTTCTATGACTTGATCGCTTTGATTTTGACGCGctttgattttgatttgacTCGATTTCTGATGTTGATTCTTGATTTGTCGATTGTCGATCTGTCTTCGATCTTTGAGCTGCTTCGTTTTCAATCACCTTTTCGGAAGAATCGACCTGTTCTCCATCGCCTTCGGTTATCTCGGCGGACGTCGCTCATTTGTTCTGCCATCGAACTTTTTGGTTTAATATAcgtatttttatagctttatgtatatttgactAGATTTGAAAGCATCAATCATTgctatttaaatcattaattttacctTCTTGAGCAGTGCCAACTTCGACATTCTCAGCAGCTTCTTTGCTATGTTCATCTTTTTCAGATTCTCCTTCTGTTTTTTCTTCACTAGCGTCGATTTGTTCTTCGGTTGCTTCCTTGCTCCCATCAGCATCTTCCTCTACCGATCCTTCCTCATCCTTGGCTTCACTCTCTTCTTTCGAAACATCGTCTGTTGCCTCGCCAGCCTAAATAAATAGATCTCTGATAATAAATccgtatattcatttttagagCACACtatacattgtaaataaatttttattgcatgaaAAATTACCCATAGTGTgttctaaattacatttatatgtattaaggATTACATTTGtgtgaaaattagaaaaacgtTTTTTATCTGAAAGAGAAggctcgcatttttttttttttttttttaatttaaaagattaatgaatgatttttttcgagaTCAATTAATTTCTGAATCTTAAGTTAAATCgcgctataaaatatttggaagACTTTACTTCCTCGCTCGCAGGTGTTGCTTCATGGCTCTCTTGATCAATCTCGATTCCGATCTCTGCACTGCTCTGGTCCAAAGATCCttcaaatgaaatattctaGAAATTGCTGTGTTCCAGCTGAATATTCGCCATCATCTAGTATTACCTGTGCCGATGTCTTTGAGCGCTTTCTCGATGTATGGCCGACATAAATCCTCGGATGGCACTCGTTCTGGCTCGTCTTCGCTTTGCACTCCTGAAGCGTTATTTcaacatttaacatttttctcaaGTCTCCAAAAAAATCTACATCTTATAATTTGCGTGTCTTTATCCACTagcagatttttttctctttattattatttattattaaacatatatttattattacagatttttctacaaattttttaaatatttttataaaattttaatatatctgtaGAACTTTtcctctaaaaaaaattgaagcaaATTAGATGAGAAatgagagataatttttatcaatatacacacaaatgtctattggaaataaatacatatgttgatttaatttgacataGTCGAGCTTCGAATCTACAATTTATTACGTTTGATTAATACACGATATCAGATAACAAATCTAGTCATGATACTTCAGAAACTTCGCATACATCGAGATATTTACATTGTTTGCATTTCATCGAGTGTGCCTGGCTGCCAGAAATTTTCGAGAGAGAATTCTCGTTACGCATGTTAACGTGCCAAAAGAAATCGCGCGCGGTATTAGATAACCGATTGCGCGCGGCGACGGTGAGTTTAACGCCACGCGACTACCAACCCGAAATATCTGACCCATGTGACGCAAGAATCTGTCAAAGTCATTACGCACTCCTGGCGGTGCGGGTCGTGCGCGTGCAC
It encodes the following:
- the LOC126854503 gene encoding sarcalumenin, with protein sequence MTGARMRPALVVGLLLSILAVTLQGVQSEDEPERVPSEDLCRPYIEKALKDIGTGSLDQSSAEIGIEIDQESHEATPASEEAGEATDDVSKEESEAKDEEGSVEEDADGSKEATEEQIDASEEKTEGESEKDEHSKEAAENVEVGTAQEATSAEITEGDGEQVDSSEKVIENEAAQRSKTDRQSTNQESTSEIESNQNQSASKSKRSSHRNQIDQKSKSRSKHQINRQQINQSIRQSNNQSNQIEEEGEKTEETEAKEGKSEEEDTKSEGEGDEDVKLRSRREVGEEGADESTEEAASEEEQEPTPEEELIQEIEIEIPENLRPRDHINQLLKLDEENAEKERAIQREADIILRDLKRLYDNAIKPLETMYKYRDLSNRHFGDPEIFSKPLVLFMGPWSGGKSSIINYLLDIEYKPISLRTGGLRECLEEHCKSPNGKNDTGAEPSPAYFNIIMHGEEEEILDGTQLAADWTFSGLQKFGQGLLDRLRGLRLNNKLLERVNIVEIPGILEIRKQVQRLFPFNDACQWFIDRADIIFLVYDPAKLDVGPETEAILDQLKGREYQTRIILNKADQVKPEELMRVQGALIWNISPLMSSAEPPIMYSTSLWSIPYEAGAPIRLLYAQERAFLRDLRSAINKRVEHKIASARRFAVRVRNHAKMVDCYLTTYYNHKTFFGNKREISDKIIENPQDYHIYEGLSTLTNISRYDLPDPDVYRDFFRLNPLYDFPLLSSTCTYFRGCPINRLDVAIAYDLPELVGKYKKSVESVLHGSEGNSPPS